One Pseudomonas sp. FP1742 genomic window carries:
- a CDS encoding Spy/CpxP family protein refolding chaperone produces MRKTLIALMFAAALPTVAMAMPEGPGPLGDHMDGSRYGGQMHGMHGKGPYSQLDLSREQREQIRKIMGEQMHERRQLIDKYLEKLSPADQKSLKDEMEARHKKAEADVRAVLKPDQQKQFDEIQKKQAERRAEWAEFQAWKAQQAQKAQ; encoded by the coding sequence ATGCGTAAGACTCTTATCGCTCTGATGTTTGCTGCCGCCCTGCCGACCGTTGCCATGGCCATGCCTGAAGGCCCAGGCCCGCTGGGTGATCACATGGACGGCTCACGCTATGGCGGTCAGATGCACGGCATGCACGGTAAAGGTCCTTACAGCCAACTGGACCTGAGCCGCGAACAGCGCGAGCAGATCCGCAAGATCATGGGCGAGCAGATGCACGAGCGTCGGCAACTGATCGACAAGTACCTGGAAAAACTTTCGCCAGCCGACCAGAAATCCCTGAAAGACGAGATGGAGGCCAGGCACAAGAAAGCCGAAGCCGACGTTCGCGCCGTGCTGAAACCGGATCAACAGAAGCAATTCGACGAAATCCAGAAGAAACAGGCAGAACGTCGCGCCGAGTGGGCCGAGTTCCAGGCCTGGAAAGCGCAGCAAGCGCAAAAGGCGCAATAA
- a CDS encoding response regulator transcription factor has translation MSELLLIDDDQELCELLSSWLSQEGFQVRACHDGQSARRALAETAPAAVVLDVMLPDGSGLELLKQLRSDHPDLPVLMLSARGEPLDRILGLELGADDYLAKPCDPRELTARLRAVLRRSHPTAVSSQLELGDLCFSPVRGVVSIDEQEFTLTVSESRLLEALLKQPGEPLDKQELAQIALGRKLTLYDRSLDMHVSNLRKKIGPHPDGRPRIVALRSRGYYYSL, from the coding sequence ATGAGCGAGCTGTTACTAATTGATGATGACCAGGAGCTGTGTGAACTCCTGAGCAGTTGGCTGAGCCAGGAAGGCTTTCAGGTTCGCGCCTGCCACGATGGCCAAAGCGCCCGGCGCGCGCTGGCCGAAACGGCTCCGGCGGCGGTGGTGCTGGACGTGATGCTGCCCGACGGCAGCGGCCTGGAACTGCTCAAACAACTGCGCAGCGACCATCCGGATCTGCCGGTGCTGATGCTCTCGGCCCGTGGCGAACCGCTGGACCGCATCCTCGGCCTGGAACTGGGCGCCGACGATTACCTGGCCAAGCCGTGCGACCCACGGGAGCTGACAGCCCGTCTGCGCGCGGTGTTGCGCCGCAGCCATCCGACGGCCGTCTCCAGCCAGCTCGAGTTGGGCGACCTGTGCTTCAGCCCGGTGCGTGGGGTGGTCAGCATTGATGAGCAGGAGTTCACCCTGACCGTCTCCGAAAGCCGCCTGCTCGAAGCCCTGCTCAAGCAGCCCGGCGAACCACTGGACAAACAGGAACTGGCGCAAATCGCCCTCGGCCGCAAACTGACCCTGTATGACCGCAGCCTGGATATGCACGTCAGCAACCTGCGCAAAAAAATCGGCCCACACCCCGACGGCCGCCCGCGCATCGTGGCCCTGCGCAGTCGCGGCTACTACTACAGCCTCTGA
- a CDS encoding translation initiation factor 2 → MRKGPLCLMLVTLSIMAPAHGEESTEGSNSTPLSLSAGSQITELQQRLKASEQQRETLSKQLQNTDGERESAQLSRLRQENQRLKLQLKEALASPLPRLLTDQQQWFVIGAAVALLALLCGIFASGATRKRRQWLN, encoded by the coding sequence ATGCGCAAAGGTCCGTTGTGTCTGATGTTGGTAACGTTGTCGATCATGGCGCCCGCCCACGGTGAAGAAAGCACCGAAGGCAGCAACTCGACCCCACTGTCCTTGAGTGCCGGCAGCCAGATCACCGAGTTGCAGCAACGCTTGAAGGCAAGCGAACAGCAACGGGAAACACTGAGCAAACAACTGCAAAATACCGATGGCGAACGCGAAAGCGCCCAGTTGAGCCGGTTGCGCCAAGAGAACCAGCGCCTGAAGCTGCAACTCAAGGAAGCCCTGGCCAGCCCGCTGCCGCGCCTGCTGACCGATCAGCAGCAGTGGTTCGTTATCGGGGCCGCGGTAGCGCTATTGGCCCTGCTCTGCGGTATCTTCGCCAGTGGTGCCACCAGAAAACGTAGGCAATGGCTAAATTGA
- a CDS encoding YciI family protein translates to MLYAIIATDVANSLEARLAARPAHLERLQVLKGEGRIVLAGPHPAVDSNDPGAAGFTGSLIVAEFESLSAAKAWADADPYVAAGVYANVLVKPFKQVLP, encoded by the coding sequence ATGCTTTACGCAATCATTGCCACAGACGTCGCCAACTCCCTGGAAGCCCGACTGGCCGCACGGCCTGCGCACCTCGAGCGTCTGCAAGTGCTCAAGGGCGAAGGGCGCATCGTATTGGCCGGCCCCCACCCGGCGGTCGACAGCAATGATCCGGGCGCTGCCGGTTTCACCGGCAGCCTGATCGTCGCCGAATTCGAATCCCTGAGCGCCGCCAAGGCCTGGGCCGACGCCGATCCGTACGTTGCCGCAGGCGTCTACGCCAATGTTCTGGTCAAGCCGTTCAAGCAAGTCCTGCCGTAA
- a CDS encoding septation protein A, which translates to MKQFIDFIPLLLFFIVFKIDPRVVDIGGHQLTVGGIYSATAMLIISSLVVYGTLYIKQRKLEKSQWLTLIACLVFGSLTLAFHSETFLKWKAPVVNWLFALAFIGSHFVGDQLLIKRIMGHALTLPEPIWTRLNIAWIGFFLFCGAANLFVAFTFQSYWVDFKVFGSLGMTLLFLVGQGIYLSRHLHDADTTTPKTED; encoded by the coding sequence GTGAAACAATTCATCGACTTCATCCCGCTTTTGCTGTTTTTCATCGTCTTCAAAATCGATCCACGGGTCGTCGATATTGGCGGTCATCAACTGACCGTAGGGGGCATATACAGCGCCACCGCGATGCTGATCATCAGCTCCCTGGTGGTCTACGGCACGCTGTACATCAAGCAGCGCAAGCTGGAGAAGAGCCAGTGGCTGACCCTCATTGCCTGCCTGGTCTTCGGCAGCCTGACCCTGGCGTTCCACAGCGAGACCTTCCTGAAATGGAAAGCGCCGGTGGTCAACTGGCTGTTCGCCCTCGCGTTCATCGGCAGCCATTTCGTCGGTGACCAACTGCTGATCAAACGCATCATGGGCCACGCGCTGACCCTGCCGGAGCCCATCTGGACCCGCCTGAACATCGCCTGGATCGGTTTTTTCCTGTTTTGCGGAGCCGCCAACCTGTTCGTCGCGTTCACCTTCCAGAGCTACTGGGTAGACTTCAAGGTCTTCGGCAGCCTGGGCATGACTTTGCTGTTCCTGGTCGGCCAGGGCATTTACTTGTCCCGTCACTTGCACGACGCCGACACCACAACGCCAAAAACCGAGGACTGA
- a CDS encoding PHP domain-containing protein: MNVDLHCHSTASDGALAPAALVARAFENGVRVLALTDHDTLEGLDEARSAATALGMQLVNGVELSCTWGGATIHVLGYGFDVNAAPLVEAIAKLHDGRWLRSEEIGRKLALKGMPGALDGARAIQQELGDSGNAPARPHFADWMVREGFVKDRAEAFRKWLGAGKLGDVKQHWPTLEDTVETLRAAGAWVSLAHPWHYDFTRSKRRRLISDYIQAGGHAIEVVNGHQPAEQIGSLAILAREFGLLVSAGSDFHGPGGWSEIGEYRPLPEDLPPLWCRFKHDPIIAAV, from the coding sequence GTGAATGTTGATTTGCATTGCCATAGCACGGCCTCCGATGGCGCCCTGGCGCCTGCGGCACTGGTTGCGCGTGCGTTCGAGAACGGCGTGCGAGTCCTGGCGTTGACCGATCACGACACCCTCGAAGGCCTTGACGAGGCCCGTAGCGCCGCGACGGCGCTGGGGATGCAACTGGTCAACGGCGTCGAATTGTCCTGCACCTGGGGCGGGGCGACCATTCATGTGCTGGGCTATGGTTTCGACGTCAATGCCGCGCCGTTGGTCGAGGCCATCGCAAAATTGCACGATGGCCGTTGGCTACGGTCCGAAGAAATAGGCCGCAAGTTGGCGCTTAAAGGTATGCCGGGGGCGCTTGACGGTGCCCGGGCCATCCAGCAGGAACTGGGCGACAGCGGCAACGCGCCGGCCCGTCCGCACTTCGCCGACTGGATGGTGCGTGAAGGTTTCGTCAAGGATCGCGCCGAAGCGTTCCGCAAATGGCTGGGCGCCGGCAAACTGGGGGACGTCAAACAACACTGGCCGACCCTGGAAGACACCGTCGAAACCCTGCGCGCCGCGGGTGCCTGGGTCAGCCTGGCGCATCCGTGGCACTACGATTTCACTCGCAGCAAACGTCGCCGCCTGATTTCTGACTATATTCAAGCAGGGGGCCACGCCATAGAAGTGGTCAATGGCCATCAGCCTGCCGAACAGATAGGCAGCCTGGCGATTCTAGCCCGCGAGTTTGGTCTGCTGGTCAGCGCCGGCAGTGATTTTCATGGCCCTGGAGGCTGGTCCGAGATCGGTGAATACCGCCCGCTCCCGGAGGATCTGCCACCACTATGGTGTCGGTTCAAACATGACCCAATTATTGCCGCCGTCTGA
- a CDS encoding L-threonylcarbamoyladenylate synthase — MSQFFQIHPENPQARLIKQAVEIIRNGGVVIYPTDSSYAIGCQIGDKTAVERVRRLRQLDEKHNFALICSDLSQLGLFAKIDTGTFRLLKAHLPGPYTFILNATREVPRLLLHPKKRTIGLRVPSHPIALALLEELGEPLMSVTLIMPGDTDPLTDPYEMRQLLEHQVDLIIDGGFGGIKASTVINLADGEPEVIRVGCGDPAPFMAEA, encoded by the coding sequence GTGAGTCAATTTTTCCAGATTCATCCGGAAAACCCGCAAGCGCGCCTGATCAAACAGGCTGTCGAGATCATCCGCAACGGCGGGGTGGTGATTTATCCCACCGACTCTTCCTACGCCATTGGTTGCCAGATCGGCGACAAGACCGCCGTGGAACGTGTGCGTCGGCTGCGTCAGCTGGATGAGAAACACAACTTCGCGCTGATTTGCAGCGACCTGTCGCAGTTGGGGCTGTTCGCCAAGATCGACACCGGCACCTTCCGTTTGCTCAAGGCCCACTTGCCGGGGCCTTACACCTTCATTCTCAACGCCACCCGCGAAGTCCCGCGGCTGTTGCTGCACCCGAAAAAACGCACCATCGGCCTGCGCGTGCCAAGCCACCCGATTGCCTTGGCGCTGCTGGAAGAACTCGGCGAACCGCTGATGAGCGTGACCCTGATCATGCCCGGCGATACCGACCCGTTGACCGATCCCTACGAAATGCGTCAGTTGCTGGAGCATCAGGTGGACCTGATCATCGACGGCGGTTTCGGCGGGATCAAGGCCTCTACCGTGATCAACCTCGCCGATGGCGAGCCGGAAGTGATCCGCGTCGGTTGCGGTGACCCAGCGCCATTCATGGCCGAGGCGTAG
- a CDS encoding ScpA family protein encodes MEVFLDAFEGPLDLLLYLIRKQNINILDIPVAEITRQYMGYVELMQSVRLELAAEYLVMAAMLAEIKSRMLLPRAETIEDEEDDPRAELIRRLQEYERFKVAAEGIDGLSRVGRDVVVPKLDAPEARARKLLPDVSLEELLMSMAEVLRRGDMFESHQVSREALSTRERMSDVLERLKGAGFVPFVELFTAEEGRLGVVVTFMAILELVKESLVELVQNEPFAAIHVRARAE; translated from the coding sequence CTGGAGGTCTTTCTTGACGCCTTCGAAGGCCCGCTCGACCTGTTGCTGTACCTGATCCGCAAACAGAACATCAACATCCTCGACATCCCGGTGGCGGAAATCACCCGGCAGTACATGGGTTATGTCGAGTTGATGCAGTCGGTGCGCCTGGAGCTGGCCGCCGAGTACCTGGTGATGGCCGCGATGCTCGCCGAGATCAAGTCGCGGATGTTGCTGCCGCGAGCCGAAACGATCGAGGACGAAGAGGATGACCCCCGGGCCGAATTGATTCGCCGCTTGCAGGAATACGAACGCTTCAAGGTGGCCGCCGAAGGCATCGATGGCCTGAGTCGCGTCGGCCGCGACGTGGTGGTACCCAAGCTCGACGCCCCGGAGGCCAGGGCGCGCAAGCTGCTGCCGGACGTGAGCCTGGAAGAACTGCTGATGTCCATGGCCGAAGTCTTGCGCCGTGGCGACATGTTCGAAAGCCACCAGGTCAGCCGCGAGGCACTGTCCACCCGCGAGCGCATGAGCGATGTGCTGGAACGGCTCAAGGGCGCCGGTTTCGTGCCCTTTGTCGAGCTGTTCACCGCTGAAGAAGGGCGCCTGGGGGTGGTGGTGACCTTTATGGCGATCCTCGAACTGGTCAAGGAATCCTTGGTCGAGCTGGTGCAGAATGAGCCGTTCGCGGCGATCCATGTCCGGGCCCGAGCCGAATAA
- the scpB gene encoding SMC-Scp complex subunit ScpB yields the protein MNLTEPRELAPLLEAFLLASGKPQSLERLFELFEEGERPEPAVFKKALTILAKSCDGRAFELKEVASGYRLQIREKFAPWVGRLWEERPQRYSRAMLETMALIAYRQPITRGEIEDVRGVAVNSHIVKTLLEREWIRIVGYRDVPGKPAMFATTKAFLDHFNLKNLDDLPPLAELRELEPDPVLDFDDAPVPAGLQELADASAEPEEPKEETSFHTLLLELDTMEEGLKTDFDDLLRDGELTETEEVLGQPPEPEIDVELQVEPEATVEEEQEDDILGVAEAREKLLAAVAALEQPKPEPELSDEEAEAQALAEAIEAERRQFED from the coding sequence ATGAACCTGACTGAACCCCGCGAGCTGGCGCCACTGCTTGAAGCCTTTCTGTTGGCCTCGGGAAAACCGCAATCACTTGAACGCCTGTTCGAACTCTTCGAAGAGGGCGAACGGCCCGAACCAGCGGTTTTCAAGAAAGCCCTGACGATTCTGGCCAAGTCCTGCGATGGCCGAGCCTTCGAGTTGAAGGAAGTCGCCTCCGGGTATCGCCTGCAGATCCGCGAAAAGTTCGCGCCGTGGGTCGGACGCTTGTGGGAAGAGCGGCCGCAGCGTTACTCACGGGCCATGCTCGAAACCATGGCCCTGATCGCCTATCGCCAGCCGATCACCCGGGGCGAGATTGAAGATGTACGGGGTGTGGCGGTCAACAGCCACATCGTCAAAACCCTGCTGGAGCGCGAGTGGATCCGCATCGTCGGTTACCGTGACGTGCCCGGCAAACCGGCGATGTTCGCCACCACCAAGGCCTTTCTCGACCACTTCAACCTGAAGAACCTCGACGACCTGCCGCCGCTGGCCGAACTGCGAGAGCTGGAACCTGATCCTGTCCTCGATTTCGACGACGCGCCGGTGCCGGCCGGATTGCAAGAATTGGCGGATGCCAGTGCCGAGCCGGAAGAACCCAAGGAAGAAACCAGCTTCCACACGCTGTTGCTGGAACTGGACACCATGGAGGAGGGGCTCAAGACCGACTTCGACGATTTGCTGCGCGATGGCGAGTTGACCGAGACCGAAGAGGTTTTGGGGCAGCCGCCGGAGCCGGAAATCGACGTTGAGCTTCAGGTAGAGCCCGAAGCCACCGTCGAAGAAGAACAGGAAGACGACATTCTTGGCGTTGCCGAAGCTCGCGAGAAGCTGCTGGCCGCTGTTGCTGCGCTTGAGCAACCCAAGCCCGAACCTGAACTCAGCGATGAAGAAGCCGAAGCCCAGGCTCTGGCCGAAGCGATCGAGGCTGAACGCCGCCAATTCGAAGACTGA
- the rluB gene encoding 23S rRNA pseudouridine(2605) synthase RluB has protein sequence MSINDQKDDQEIGPAGEKLQKVLARIGVGSRRDVEAWISHGRIKVNGKDATLGLRVDLHDAITIDGKVIKREEAAESVRRVIMYNKPDGEICTRDDPEGRPTVFDKMPRPKEGRWINIGRLDINTTGLLMFTTDGELANRLMHPSYEMDREYAVRVRGEVDDEMIERLKAGVVLEDGPAKFTDIKQAPGGEGFNHWYHCVVMEGRNREVRRLWESQGLVVSRLKRVRFGPVFLNSDLPMGRWREMSQQEVDILSAEVGLTPVAMPQMTAKSKDKLERMQRKSSRPVGKTERVRTLRPATGAPAAGPRPSREPQIEGERPARKPAPRQDGERGPRTPRPANGRTERGEGRGAPSAGRSDRGAPAGRGTPVADRPADTKRPAKPAPKKRPGIVLVDKDAPSGKRRGAPAGSGQRPGFGRRKPE, from the coding sequence ATGAGTATCAACGACCAGAAAGACGACCAGGAAATCGGCCCAGCAGGCGAAAAACTGCAGAAAGTCCTCGCCCGTATCGGCGTCGGCTCGCGCCGTGACGTAGAAGCCTGGATCAGCCACGGCCGCATCAAGGTCAATGGCAAAGACGCCACTCTTGGCCTGCGCGTCGATCTGCATGACGCCATCACCATCGATGGCAAGGTGATCAAGCGCGAAGAAGCCGCCGAGTCGGTACGCCGCGTGATCATGTACAACAAACCCGACGGTGAAATCTGCACCCGTGACGACCCGGAAGGCCGTCCGACCGTGTTCGACAAGATGCCGCGCCCGAAAGAAGGTCGCTGGATCAACATCGGTCGCCTGGACATCAACACCACAGGTCTCTTGATGTTCACCACCGACGGTGAGCTGGCCAACCGCCTGATGCACCCGTCCTACGAAATGGACCGTGAATACGCCGTCCGTGTACGTGGCGAAGTCGACGACGAGATGATCGAACGCCTGAAGGCGGGCGTGGTGCTCGAAGACGGTCCGGCCAAGTTCACCGACATCAAGCAGGCGCCAGGTGGCGAAGGTTTCAACCACTGGTACCACTGCGTGGTGATGGAAGGTCGTAACCGCGAAGTTCGTCGCCTGTGGGAATCCCAGGGCCTGGTGGTCAGCCGCCTGAAGCGCGTGCGTTTCGGTCCGGTGTTCCTCAACTCCGACCTGCCGATGGGTCGCTGGCGCGAAATGAGTCAGCAGGAAGTCGACATTCTGAGTGCTGAAGTCGGCCTGACGCCGGTGGCGATGCCGCAAATGACCGCCAAGAGCAAAGACAAGCTCGAGCGTATGCAGCGCAAATCGTCCCGCCCGGTGGGCAAGACCGAACGCGTACGGACCCTGCGTCCTGCCACTGGCGCCCCGGCTGCCGGTCCGCGTCCATCTCGCGAGCCGCAGATCGAAGGCGAGCGCCCGGCCCGCAAGCCAGCGCCACGCCAGGACGGCGAGCGCGGTCCACGCACGCCGCGTCCGGCCAATGGTCGCACTGAGCGTGGCGAAGGCCGTGGCGCTCCGTCCGCTGGTCGTAGCGATCGCGGTGCGCCTGCCGGCCGTGGTACGCCGGTGGCAGACCGCCCGGCCGACACCAAGCGCCCGGCCAAGCCGGCGCCGAAGAAACGCCCAGGCATCGTTCTGGTCGACAAGGACGCACCATCGGGCAAGCGCCGCGGCGCGCCAGCCGGTTCGGGGCAGCGTCCGGGCTTCGGTCGTCGCAAGCCTGAGTAA
- a CDS encoding leucyl aminopeptidase — protein sequence MDKQRAISHFLYYLEHHPAVAGINPAKVLLGHTADYEALTGAIAEQAGNSPSFSFSAMRLDLEPTELLAKAIIDSDLYIFFYDSSTLPNPRPDGPDFVRALQGVMAENWKKSLLFKDYGDYFYDTFSVTPQRIAGLNSHLIQRMSHATTLSFKDDHGSWFETPLSSIKKWTDINGVGNFDLAPGEIATHSEAINGRVKFMGTFLSTIPFARKYGVLSSPLELWIENSTISKIATDVPGLEHDFNKYLDANPSNRRIEELGIGTNEGVKELYARNAGFEERHCGLHLGLGGGAKGSHHLDLIFSGGVLALDDEPVFDGRFVF from the coding sequence ATGGATAAGCAGCGCGCCATTTCGCATTTCCTTTACTACCTCGAACATCACCCTGCCGTTGCCGGTATCAACCCGGCGAAGGTCTTGCTCGGCCATACCGCTGATTACGAGGCGCTGACCGGCGCCATCGCCGAACAGGCCGGCAACAGCCCAAGTTTCAGTTTCAGCGCGATGCGCCTGGACCTCGAACCCACCGAATTGCTGGCCAAGGCAATTATCGACAGCGATCTGTACATCTTCTTCTACGACTCTTCCACCCTGCCCAACCCGCGCCCCGACGGCCCGGACTTTGTCCGCGCGCTGCAAGGCGTGATGGCGGAAAACTGGAAGAAGTCGCTGCTGTTCAAGGATTACGGCGATTACTTCTACGACACGTTCAGTGTCACCCCGCAGCGGATTGCCGGGCTGAACAGCCACTTGATCCAGCGCATGTCCCACGCCACCACTTTAAGTTTCAAAGATGATCACGGCTCGTGGTTCGAAACACCATTGAGCAGTATCAAGAAGTGGACCGACATCAACGGTGTCGGCAACTTCGATCTGGCGCCCGGCGAGATCGCCACCCATAGCGAGGCCATTAATGGCCGGGTCAAGTTTATGGGGACGTTCCTCAGCACCATTCCGTTTGCCCGCAAGTACGGCGTACTGTCGTCACCGCTGGAGTTGTGGATCGAGAACTCGACCATCAGCAAAATCGCCACCGACGTGCCGGGACTGGAACATGACTTCAACAAGTACCTGGACGCCAATCCGTCCAATCGACGCATCGAGGAGTTGGGGATCGGCACCAACGAAGGCGTGAAAGAGTTGTATGCGCGCAATGCCGGGTTCGAGGAACGTCATTGCGGGCTGCACTTGGGGTTGGGCGGAGGCGCCAAGGGCAGCCATCATCTGGACCTGATCTTCTCTGGCGGCGTGTTGGCGCTCGATGATGAGCCGGTGTTTGATGGGCGGTTTGTGTTTTAA
- a CDS encoding amino acid permease — translation MSGQNSHSGELKRGLKNRHIQLIALGGAIGTGLFLGSAGVLKSAGPSMILGYAICGFIAFMIMRQLGEMIVEEPVAGSFSHFAHKYWGGFAGFLSGWNCWILYILVGMSELTAVGKYIHYWAPDIPTWASAAAFFVLINAINLANVKVFGEAEFWFAIIKVVAIVGMIALGSYLLVSGHGGPQASVTNLWSHGGFFPNGVSGLVMAMAIIMFSFGGLEMLGFTAAEADKPKTVIPKAINQVIYRILIFYIGALVVLLSLTPWDSLLATLNASGDAYSGSPFVQVFSMLGSNTAAHILNFVVLTAALSVYNSGTYCNSRMLLGMAEQGDAPKVLSKIDKRGVPVRSILASAAVTLIAVLLNYLIPQNALELLMSLVVATLVINWAMISFSHFKFRQHMNKTRQTPLFKALWYPYGNYICLAFVAFILGVMLLIPGIQISVYAIPVWVAFMWICYGIKNKRSAQQALQAAVK, via the coding sequence ATGAGTGGACAAAACTCGCATTCAGGCGAGCTGAAACGCGGCCTGAAAAATCGCCATATTCAACTGATCGCCCTCGGTGGCGCGATCGGTACCGGATTGTTCCTCGGCTCGGCCGGCGTGCTCAAATCCGCCGGCCCGTCGATGATCCTCGGCTACGCCATCTGCGGCTTCATCGCTTTCATGATCATGCGCCAACTGGGCGAAATGATCGTCGAAGAGCCAGTGGCCGGTTCCTTCAGCCACTTCGCCCACAAATACTGGGGCGGTTTTGCCGGTTTCCTGTCGGGCTGGAACTGCTGGATTCTGTACATCCTGGTGGGCATGTCGGAGCTGACCGCGGTCGGCAAATACATTCACTACTGGGCGCCGGATATCCCGACCTGGGCCTCGGCGGCAGCCTTCTTCGTGCTGATCAACGCGATCAACCTGGCCAACGTCAAAGTCTTTGGCGAGGCCGAGTTCTGGTTCGCGATCATCAAGGTGGTGGCGATCGTCGGCATGATCGCCCTGGGCAGCTACCTGCTGGTCAGCGGCCATGGCGGCCCGCAAGCTTCGGTGACCAACCTGTGGTCCCACGGCGGCTTCTTCCCGAACGGCGTCAGCGGCCTGGTGATGGCCATGGCGATCATCATGTTCTCCTTCGGTGGCCTGGAAATGCTCGGTTTCACCGCTGCTGAAGCGGACAAGCCGAAAACCGTGATCCCGAAAGCCATCAACCAAGTGATCTACCGGATCCTGATTTTCTACATCGGTGCGCTGGTGGTCCTGCTGTCGCTGACGCCTTGGGACAGTCTGTTGGCAACCCTGAATGCTTCCGGCGACGCTTATAGCGGCAGTCCGTTTGTGCAAGTGTTCTCGATGCTCGGCAGCAACACCGCCGCGCACATCCTCAACTTCGTGGTCTTGACCGCGGCGCTGTCGGTGTACAACAGCGGCACCTATTGCAACAGCCGCATGTTGCTGGGCATGGCCGAGCAGGGCGATGCGCCGAAAGTCCTGTCGAAGATCGACAAGCGTGGCGTGCCGGTGCGTTCGATCCTGGCGTCGGCCGCTGTGACGTTGATCGCGGTGTTGCTGAACTACCTGATTCCGCAAAACGCGCTGGAACTGTTGATGTCGTTGGTGGTTGCAACCCTGGTGATCAACTGGGCGATGATCAGCTTCTCGCACTTCAAGTTCCGCCAGCACATGAACAAGACCCGGCAGACGCCGCTGTTCAAGGCCCTGTGGTACCCGTACGGCAACTACATCTGCCTGGCGTTCGTGGCGTTCATCCTCGGCGTGATGCTGCTGATCCCGGGCATCCAGATCTCGGTGTATGCGATTCCGGTGTGGGTTGCGTTCATGTGGATCTGCTACGGCATCAAGAACAAGCGCAGCGCCCAGCAGGCGTTGCAGGCGGCAGTGAAATAA
- the arfB gene encoding alternative ribosome rescue aminoacyl-tRNA hydrolase ArfB — protein sequence MLVISNNVHLPDAEIELTAIRAQGAGGQNVNKVSSAVHLRFDIPASSLPEFYKERLLALRDSRITSEGVLIIKAQQYRTQEQNRADALERLTELILSATKVEKKRRPTKPTLGSKKRRLESKTKRGSIKAGRGKVDF from the coding sequence ATGCTGGTGATTTCCAACAACGTGCATCTGCCGGATGCCGAGATCGAATTGACAGCCATCCGCGCCCAGGGCGCCGGTGGGCAGAACGTCAATAAAGTCTCCAGCGCCGTGCACTTGCGCTTCGACATTCCGGCCTCGTCCTTGCCCGAGTTTTACAAGGAACGGCTGCTGGCGTTGCGTGACAGTCGCATCACCAGCGAGGGGGTGTTGATCATCAAGGCCCAGCAATACCGCACGCAGGAGCAGAACCGCGCCGATGCGCTGGAGCGGCTGACCGAACTGATCCTCAGCGCCACCAAAGTGGAAAAGAAACGCCGTCCGACCAAGCCGACCCTCGGTTCGAAAAAGCGTCGGCTCGAATCCAAGACCAAGCGCGGCAGCATCAAGGCCGGGCGTGGCAAGGTGGATTTCTAG